agagagagagagagagagagagagagagagagagagagagagagagagagagggagagagagagagagaaggacttGGCAAGGAAAATAAAGTTCATTTATCTCAAAGATGAAGAGGAGATAATAACATCTCACTGAAAGTTGCTTGGGCTTACACAACTGATCCTGCCTCTTTGTGGATATGCTAAGTGGCATAAAGAGCTTCTCCAGGAACCAGCTGTCACTGGCTAGCAATGCATTTGGCAAATTAAAACTCCATGAGTGCTTTGGCAAAGTCCCTCTTGTTCACCCAGAGAAGATTGCTGCAGTTCATTCTCTGAAAGAAGACTTGACAAAGAGGAGCACTGTTAATGGAAGGGAAGTACTGAATATCAGAAAAGGTGTAGTtatgtagaaagagaaaataactcCCAACTGGTGATGAGCATTGTAATCCAGCTTCACTGAGGGGAGGGCATCTTTTAAAGTACAAATTTACCAACAGCTGATGTGTCTTAATGTGTCTTCCAGAAAAAAGAGGGAGCTGTAGCTCTCTGACTACCAGAACTGCACACTGGGTCAAATGGAAGATAACTCAACATTGGTAGATTCTGAAATTAACTACAATATGGAGGCAAAGGAAGAGACCAGACATCGTATAGGTCTGTCTGGGACCCAGCCTAGGATTCTATATTTGTAGgaccattttgttttttcaatctgTTGACCCAAGATCCTTCTTTAGACACCCCAGAGAAATTTCAAAGCATACATGCTAATAGGCTCTTTCATCTACTCAGCTTTATCTAAGATGGTCCCAAGCATATGGGAACTAGGGTGGGTTGTATATTTCCAGATCATCTCATGTTGTAGATAATCTTAGCttcaataagaattaaaaaaaaattaaagtagccttttcttaattaataaaaaaacgTGATTTTCAAATTGTCCAGTAAACTTGTCCTCTACCTTGAGCGAGTTTGAGCATGCCCTTGATTTTAATGGACTTTCATCTCTAAGTTGACATATATCCAACACTAATATTTTTCTTAACAAGAGTGTATATAGATAGCAGATGATAGATTCAGACAGTCTGGTTGTTaagctctttccttcttttaaagtaCAAAGTTTCTAAAGGATACGTAGAGAGATCTGAGTAGGTTTGGAGGGGTAGAAGAGTGTAttggacaaaaagaaagaaggaatctgAAGGATCCAGTATGGTTGTCAGGCAAGAAGGAAGAGGACTTAGGAACAATTTAAATTTAGTTGTAATTTGTACCTGGTTATTCCTATTAGAGATAGACAGCTTCTGCCTCAGACAAGCATCTTAGTTAATGGGGAAGAACCTACTTTTGGACAAGAATCTTATCAGCTTGTCTTTTTCTGAATTTGCCTGAGGGTAAGCTAACCTAATGCCTACTGGGTATTAAATAGCATTttgggagggtgtgtgtgtgtgtgtgtgtgtgtgtgtgtgtgtgtgtgtgtgtgcgcgcgcgcgcacgcGCATTTTGGTTCTTTTACTAATTCTCTGGGTAAACCTGAATGACTTACCCCTtgtgtacctcagttttctcatttgcaaagtaGATATTAATAACACATAAACAATTAAAAAGTACTAAAGTTCTAAGATGAGGCTTGGGCTTGTAGTGACCTGTGCATTGGCCGTTAAACATATTTGGCTGGCGCTGGGCTTTAGCCTTTCTACTTCCAGGGGGACCAGGAGGACCTTGAGGGCCAGGAGGTCCAGGAGGTCCAGGAGGCCCAGGAAGCCCAGGGAGGCCTGGGGAACCTTGGTCACCTTTGGCACctagagagaaacagaaagagaaagagaatgagagacatTATTGTCTTGGAGAGAACTTTTATTCTACATACTAAAGAAGGTTGGGAAGCTTTTTCCTTAATGGATCATAGATGTAAAGCTGAAGGATCCTGAGATATTGATTACTctgactccttccttccttctttcgttccttcctcccttccttcctccctcccttccttccttccttccttccttccttccttccttcctccctcccttccttccttcctcccttccttccttccttcctccctccctcccttcttccctccattccttcttcccttcttccctccattccttcttcccttcattccttcttcccttcttccctccattccttcttccctccctacctcccttcttccctccattccttcttccctcccttcctccctcccttcctccctcccttctttcttccctccctccctccttcctttcctttcttccttcctctcttccctcctgcccaaggtcacatggctagcaaATGGCAAGACCAGGACTCCTAggatttatagatttagagctgtaagagatcttagaggccaaCTAGTCCAAATGACCTTCTGTGGTCCCTCAGGCAATAACTTGTTGAGTTGGGATTTCAATAAAGTTTCTCTAAGTCACCACTCTTATCGCCTTACCATGCTACCTCTCTAAAATTCCATATTTCTGTATCCTTTTCAAAGGAATTCTTTATCCTACTAAATCTtactttttaagatattttagatTGAAATCATTCTAAAATGTGTTACATATTTCTCTGCCTTCCAAAACAGAGTATATCATACATAATGTGTCCTTTCCATGATGACTCAGGGCTACCATTATTAGCATCAAGTATTGTACGGTGCTATAATTCAAGTTGCATGAGACATTACAGGGCTTCACACTCCTACACAAATGGCCTAGGGGGCTATACCTTTTTAgaatgatggttttttttttcccactaacaactataattttttttctctctctgagtctAGTATCCCCATATCTTTTAATATGTGCTTCCGAACTAGGCTGAGAATTCAGATaaccagttttctcatctgtaaaataagaataatgtcTAACCAACCTTATCTCATCCAGTTATTGTGGGTTTCAAAAGAGATAATGCACGTAATCTCTTTGTAAATCTTCTAATACTCTATAAAGTCAATGATAATCATAATCATTACTAGCAggctttttaaatttataactttgatttcttctgtaaTCTAGTCTAATAGGCTCAAGGATTACTCAAAATTCAGCTGTTCTAAAATGGGACATTTGGTTTAAATTGAAGTCTGGACAAACGAAACTGGCTTCATTCTAAATTCTATTCAAACCTCACTTTTCGCTCTGAATTACTTGAACTGGCTATTTATACAAGCCAAATTGAGCCTCCCCTATCTTCAGCAGCAGAATGTCAATGAGTACCTGTCTTGTATATTCCTGGAAGAAAATGTGTCTTCCTGATTATATACAAGTACTAGGGAATAGCAGTTTAAAACATACTgccaattgttgttcagtcatttcaatgtctgactctttgtgaccctattttgggaatttcttggtaaagatactggagtgatttgccatttccttctctagcttgttttatGAACAAGTAAATTGAGTCAAATAGGGTGAAGTAACtcgcccatggtcacatagctaggaagtgtctgaggccatatttgaactcaggaagatgagtcttcctgactctacactGGGTACTCtagccattgagccacctggctgccccatacTGCCAAACATGTTGCCctataataagcaaataaaatacatgtaaatgtttttgtttggtgtggtatagtggaaaagatTTGGGAAGAGCATTCTATATTTCTGAGTCacgatttcctcatctgccaaagtCAGGGGTtgggctagagcagtgattcccaaagtgggcgccaccgccccctggtgggtgctgcagcgatgggggggggggagaggggatgatggccacaggtgcatttatctttcctattaattgctattaaaatttaaaaaaattaatttccagggggctaagtaatatttttttctggaaagggggcggtaggccaaaaaagtttgggaaccactgggctagaggatctctaaaatcctttccagttctcaatctcttgacttccctggcttccttctaaTATCAGtcaaaatcccactttctgcaagaagcctttccttgaCCCCCTTTCCTGCTGGTGCCTTccttcccttgattacctccaatttatcccGTCTATATCATTTGGACATAGTTGTCTACACACTGACTTGTCCTTGAGAACAAAGGCTATTTTGAACTTTTTTGGGTATACCCAGCACCTGGCTAgtttctgacacataataggcccttaataaatacttattaatttattaattaaatcacATGATCCTATGTTTAGGGAAGTTTTACCTGTTTACATGGCACTTATAGTTCTTGTGGTAttatgataaaaaaacaaaacaaacaaacaaacaaataaaaaaacccctAACAAACTAAGACGTTGAgagacctgaaatcaaatcctggctctgtcccttacttcttgtgtgaccttggatcattaatttcatttctctcagtctcagtctactcatctgtaaaatggcaataacacACTTCCATTATCTACTTCACAGATTTATTAGATGGATATCTATGTGGGTTATAATTAGAAAACTCTAGTTATTCAAAGATAGGAGAGAGGGA
The window above is part of the Gracilinanus agilis isolate LMUSP501 unplaced genomic scaffold, AgileGrace unplaced_scaffold53095, whole genome shotgun sequence genome. Proteins encoded here:
- the LOC123255845 gene encoding gliomedin-like, with amino-acid sequence MGHQGEKGEKGDPGELGLPGNDGPPGEKGERGEKGDKGDPSNDVLPTGAKGDQGSPGLPGLPGPPGPPGPPGPQGPPGPPGSRKAKAQRQPNMFNGQCT